One Periophthalmus magnuspinnatus isolate fPerMag1 chromosome 15, fPerMag1.2.pri, whole genome shotgun sequence genomic window carries:
- the dnph1 gene encoding 2'-deoxynucleoside 5'-phosphate N-hydrolase 1 — MAQTRKIYFCGSIRGGRDDVHVYQRIVHTLRTYGTVLTEHVTDGGLTDTGETSESGDKHIHDRDLDWLRQSHVVVAEVTQPSLGVGYELGRAVDLDKQVLCLFRPESGRRLSAMIRGAADGQKFVVQDYTQDQVESILNQYFSQTNI, encoded by the exons ATGGCGCAGACACGAAAGATATACTTTTGCGGCAGCATCCGCGGCGGTAGAGATGACGTGCACGTGTACCAGCGCATCGTGCACACGCTTCGAACCTACGGCACCGTTCTGACTGAGCACGTGACCGACGGAGGGCTCACGGACACCG GTGAAACCTCAGAgtctggagacaaacacatccATGACCGAGACCTGGACTGGCTGCGGCAAAGTCATG TAGTGGTTGCCGAGGTGACGCAGCCCTCTCTGGGGGTGGGATATGAGTTGGGTCGGGCTGTGGACCTGGACAAACAGGTTCTGTGTCTCTTCAGGCCCGAGTCTGGACGAC GTTTGTCGGCCATGATCCGAGGAGCTGCAGATGGACAGAAGTTTGTGGTTCAGGACTACACCCAAGACCAGGTCGAGTCCATCCTGAACCAGTACTTCTCCCAGACCaatatctaa